One part of the Georgfuchsia toluolica genome encodes these proteins:
- the fliJ gene encoding flagellar export protein FliJ, with protein MNNTFSLQSLLDLAKSHTNTAVRNLGRSFTREQAEAQKLQMLADYRLDYLANFQKSLQQGISPVSWGNYQEFMNKLDLAVKQQSEVVAHWQRLAAVSRQELEAQQRRLMSYDILSQRHHKVVSRREGLREQKEHDEYAATAHARLANGE; from the coding sequence ATGAATAATACTTTCAGCTTGCAAAGTTTGTTGGACCTGGCCAAGTCCCACACCAATACCGCAGTCCGTAACCTGGGACGCTCATTCACGCGCGAGCAGGCGGAAGCGCAAAAACTGCAAATGCTGGCTGATTATCGGCTCGACTACTTGGCAAATTTTCAGAAATCCTTGCAGCAAGGCATCAGCCCGGTCAGTTGGGGAAACTATCAGGAATTCATGAACAAGCTGGATCTGGCCGTTAAGCAGCAATCAGAGGTTGTGGCGCATTGGCAGCGGCTGGCGGCTGTGTCACGTCAGGAACTTGAGGCGCAACAGCGCCGCCTCATGTCCTACGACATCCTGTCGCAGCGCCATCACAAAGTCGTTTCACGGCGAGAAGGACTCAGGGAGCAAAAGGAACATGACGAATATGCAGCCACGGCTCACGCCAGGCTGGCAAATGGCGAGTAA
- the fliI gene encoding flagellar protein export ATPase FliI, with amino-acid sequence MNGNIVTSSFRGHSRRWTALLSGCSRTVAESSPLQLSGHLTRVAGLVLEAVGLKLAIGSGCHILLPNGNTMEAEVVGFNGERLFLMPTNEVYGLAPGAKVIPIEPPVRVPQIGTPYIPRRRAMDQAKQMPVGAGLLGRVLDGAGRPLDKLGPLNLEGGVPLHSRPYNPLEREPISEPLDVGVRAINALCPIGRGQRMGLFAGSGVGKSVLLGMMARFTNADVTVVGLIGERGREVKEFIENILGAKGMARSVVVAAPADTSPLLRLQGAAYATAIAEYFRDRGKSVLLIMDSLTRYAMAQREVALAIGEPPATKGYPPSVFARLPQLVERAGNGGPNGGSITAFYTVLTEGDDQQDPIADSARAILDGHIVLSRTLADQGHYPAIDIESSISRAMNALVDPRHSEQIRRFRSLYARYQRSRDLISVGAYQTGSDPQLDQAIALLPRLEEFLHQDMNQRENYANSLKKLMPLFNDTPDGVTETCP; translated from the coding sequence ATGAACGGCAACATCGTCACCAGTTCCTTTCGCGGACACAGCCGGCGCTGGACGGCTCTGCTGTCCGGATGCAGCCGCACGGTAGCGGAATCAAGCCCCTTGCAGTTGAGCGGTCACCTGACGCGCGTCGCCGGACTGGTGCTGGAGGCGGTGGGACTCAAACTTGCGATCGGCAGCGGCTGCCATATTTTGCTGCCGAATGGCAATACCATGGAAGCTGAGGTGGTGGGCTTCAACGGCGAGCGGCTGTTCCTGATGCCGACCAATGAAGTGTACGGACTGGCGCCGGGAGCGAAGGTGATTCCCATTGAACCGCCAGTGCGCGTGCCGCAAATCGGTACACCCTATATCCCGCGCCGGCGCGCGATGGACCAGGCCAAACAGATGCCCGTCGGCGCGGGCCTGTTGGGCCGCGTGCTTGATGGCGCCGGACGTCCGCTGGACAAATTGGGACCGCTCAATCTTGAAGGGGGCGTGCCGCTGCACAGCCGTCCCTACAACCCGCTGGAACGGGAGCCCATCAGCGAGCCGCTCGACGTTGGCGTGCGCGCCATCAATGCCCTGTGCCCCATCGGACGCGGTCAACGCATGGGGCTGTTCGCGGGTAGCGGCGTCGGCAAGAGCGTGTTGCTCGGCATGATGGCGCGTTTCACCAACGCGGATGTAACCGTGGTCGGCCTGATCGGCGAACGTGGCCGCGAAGTCAAGGAGTTCATCGAAAACATCCTCGGCGCGAAAGGCATGGCCCGCTCGGTGGTCGTCGCCGCGCCGGCCGACACTTCACCCCTGCTGCGTCTACAGGGCGCAGCGTATGCAACTGCCATTGCCGAGTACTTTCGCGATCGGGGCAAGAGCGTGCTCTTGATCATGGATTCGCTGACGCGCTATGCCATGGCACAACGAGAAGTCGCGCTCGCCATCGGCGAACCGCCGGCGACCAAGGGTTATCCGCCGTCGGTATTCGCGCGCCTGCCGCAACTGGTCGAGCGGGCCGGCAACGGCGGCCCCAATGGCGGTTCGATTACGGCCTTCTATACGGTACTGACCGAGGGCGACGATCAGCAGGATCCCATCGCCGACTCGGCCCGCGCCATTCTCGACGGGCACATCGTCCTGTCGCGGACCCTGGCGGATCAGGGACATTATCCCGCCATCGACATCGAATCCTCCATCAGCCGGGCGATGAACGCCCTGGTTGATCCGCGGCATTCCGAGCAGATACGGCGCTTTCGTTCGCTCTATGCAAGGTATCAGCGCAGCCGCGACCTGATCAGCGTCGGCGCCTACCAGACCGGATCGGATCCGCAACTCGACCAGGCGATCGCCCTGCTGCCCAGACTGGAGGAATTTCTGCACCAGGACATGAATCAACGCGAGAACTATGCCAACAGCCTGAAAAAACTGATGCCGCTATTTAACGACACGCCAGATGGGGTAACGGAAACATGTCCATGA
- a CDS encoding flagellar assembly protein FliH, which yields MSSDAPLIPKEQLTAYEFWKMDDFNQNRRGEARTELLTVTQHEALHEQARAEGYAAGYKQGEEQVALELSHLRSLMTDLNRELRRFDQGVANSLVTLALEISRQLLRNRLTEHPELVVEVVKEAMQSLPPFGEHAQLLLNPKDAELVRTHIGEQLTHSKWKLIEDSSIERGGCRVQTASIEIDGTLPIRWQRMAAVLARNEVWYCDPVNDAVVEGEPAS from the coding sequence ATGTCTAGCGACGCTCCCCTGATTCCGAAAGAGCAGCTCACCGCCTACGAGTTCTGGAAGATGGATGACTTTAACCAGAACAGACGCGGCGAGGCCAGGACCGAGTTGCTGACCGTAACGCAGCATGAAGCTCTTCACGAGCAGGCCCGCGCTGAAGGCTACGCCGCGGGCTATAAGCAAGGCGAGGAACAAGTCGCCCTTGAATTGAGCCACCTGCGCTCGCTGATGACCGATCTCAATCGCGAACTGCGGCGCTTCGATCAAGGCGTGGCGAACAGCCTGGTTACCCTGGCGCTGGAAATATCGCGCCAATTGTTGCGCAACAGACTGACCGAGCACCCGGAGCTGGTGGTAGAAGTGGTGAAGGAAGCCATGCAATCGCTGCCGCCGTTCGGCGAGCACGCCCAACTCCTGCTCAATCCCAAGGACGCCGAGCTGGTGCGTACCCATATCGGCGAGCAACTGACGCACTCCAAGTGGAAGCTGATTGAAGACTCGTCGATCGAACGTGGCGGTTGCCGCGTGCAGACCGCCAGCATAGAAATTGACGGTACGTTGCCGATCCGCTGGCAGCGCATGGCCGCGGTTCTGGCACGCAACGAAGTCTGGTATTGCGATCCTGTCAATGATGCCGTGGTGGAAGGAGAACCAGCGTCATGA
- the fliG gene encoding flagellar motor switch protein FliG, whose amino-acid sequence MSSEGLQNSAILLMSLGEDGAAEVFKHLAPREVQKLGQAMAELRNVTRDKIHLVVDAFRSEAGEQALGGLASDDYIRNVLKKALGDDRAVGIIERILHGGDTSGIEGLKWMDSAAVADLIKNEHPQIVATILVHLDRDQASEILGHFTERMRNDVVLRIATLDGIQPAALRELNDVLTKLLSGNDNLKKARMGGVQTVAEILNFINTNLEASVIEGVREHDPELAQQIQDEMFVFENLIDLDDHGMQLVLREVQSESLLIALKGSSEPLREKIFKNMSQRAAEMLRDDLESKGPVRLSEVEAEQKEILKIVRKLADEDQLVIGGKGEETYV is encoded by the coding sequence GTGAGTAGCGAAGGCCTTCAGAACAGCGCCATCCTGTTGATGTCGCTCGGCGAAGATGGCGCCGCCGAAGTGTTCAAGCATCTCGCGCCGCGCGAGGTGCAAAAACTTGGCCAGGCCATGGCGGAGTTGAGGAATGTCACCCGCGACAAAATCCATTTAGTGGTCGACGCCTTTCGCAGCGAAGCCGGCGAGCAGGCCCTGGGCGGCCTGGCATCGGACGATTACATCCGCAACGTGCTGAAGAAGGCATTGGGCGACGACCGCGCGGTCGGGATCATCGAGCGCATCCTGCACGGCGGAGACACCAGCGGCATCGAAGGCCTGAAATGGATGGATTCCGCAGCGGTAGCGGATCTCATCAAGAATGAACATCCCCAAATCGTCGCCACCATTCTGGTTCATCTGGATCGCGATCAGGCATCGGAAATTCTTGGCCACTTCACCGAACGCATGCGTAACGACGTGGTGCTGCGCATCGCCACGCTCGACGGCATACAGCCCGCCGCCCTGCGCGAACTGAATGATGTGCTGACCAAGTTGCTCTCGGGTAATGACAATCTCAAGAAAGCACGCATGGGTGGCGTCCAGACCGTAGCGGAAATCCTCAATTTCATCAACACCAATCTGGAAGCATCGGTCATCGAGGGCGTACGCGAACATGACCCCGAGCTTGCTCAGCAGATTCAGGACGAGATGTTCGTGTTCGAGAACTTGATCGATCTGGATGACCATGGCATGCAGCTGGTGCTGCGCGAAGTGCAATCCGAGTCGCTGCTCATTGCCCTCAAGGGGTCGAGCGAGCCGCTGCGCGAAAAGATCTTCAAGAATATGTCGCAGCGCGCCGCCGAAATGTTGCGCGACGATCTGGAGTCCAAGGGCCCGGTTCGTCTCTCCGAGGTGGAAGCGGAACAAAAGGAAATCCTCAAGATCGTGCGCAAACTGGCCGATGAAGATCAGCTTGTCATCGGCGGCAAGGGGGAAGAAACCTATGTCTAG
- the fliF gene encoding flagellar basal-body MS-ring/collar protein FliF, protein MTTEKKSLVARLPNLMGPANMPSFGLLIGLAAFVALMFGAWTWSQAPEYRVLFSNISDRDGGAIVAALQQANVPYKFAEGGGAILVPTPFVYEARLRLASQGLPKGSLVGFELMENPKFGTSQFLEQVNYQRALEGELARSIQSLSAVAGARVHLALVKPSVFYREQQKPTASVIVNLHPGRNLEPDQVSAIAHLVSSSIPDLSVKNVSIIDQNGNLLSTEHNAGNHGLDPGQIKYVQDLEQSYAKRIESILAPLVGGANVRAQITADIDFSQIEKAEETYKPNQNPAEAVIRSQQTSESNSGTGAQPGGVPGALSNQPPASASAPLTAAGGAAAAVGNTSGNSRKDLTINYEIDKTIRHVQQPFGGIKRLSAAVVVNYRKVTSTAGKASYRALSAQDLGQITDLVKEAMGYNKERGDTLNVVNSLFTIPEQEVVSETPFWKQPSTIQQAKDIGKQLLIAGVAIFLVLSVLRPLLKELAQARVKALPPVITPDGQTITQMISSPDQNLEMVKQLARQEPKLVANVVKNWVAAGE, encoded by the coding sequence ATGACGACTGAAAAGAAATCGCTGGTCGCACGGTTACCAAACCTGATGGGGCCGGCCAACATGCCGAGCTTCGGCCTGCTTATCGGGCTGGCTGCATTCGTCGCTCTGATGTTTGGCGCCTGGACCTGGAGTCAGGCGCCCGAATACCGCGTGCTGTTTTCGAATATTTCCGACCGTGACGGCGGCGCGATCGTCGCCGCATTGCAGCAGGCCAACGTTCCCTACAAATTCGCCGAAGGCGGTGGCGCGATTCTGGTGCCGACGCCTTTCGTATATGAGGCGCGGCTGCGGCTGGCCAGCCAGGGACTGCCCAAGGGCAGCCTGGTCGGTTTCGAACTGATGGAAAACCCCAAGTTCGGCACCAGCCAGTTCCTCGAACAAGTCAATTACCAGCGCGCACTGGAAGGCGAACTGGCACGTTCCATCCAGTCGCTGTCCGCGGTCGCCGGCGCACGGGTGCATCTGGCCCTGGTTAAACCCTCGGTTTTCTATCGTGAACAGCAGAAGCCGACCGCATCGGTCATTGTCAATCTCCATCCGGGACGTAATCTGGAGCCGGACCAGGTCAGCGCCATCGCGCATCTGGTTTCCAGCAGTATCCCCGACCTGTCGGTAAAAAATGTTTCCATCATCGACCAGAACGGCAACTTGCTCAGCACCGAGCACAACGCCGGCAATCACGGCCTCGACCCCGGGCAGATCAAATATGTGCAGGACCTGGAACAGTCCTATGCGAAACGGATAGAGTCTATTCTCGCTCCACTGGTCGGCGGTGCCAATGTGCGCGCACAGATCACGGCGGATATCGACTTCTCGCAAATCGAAAAAGCCGAGGAAACCTACAAGCCCAATCAGAATCCGGCAGAGGCAGTGATCCGCAGCCAGCAGACCAGTGAATCGAATTCCGGCACTGGCGCCCAACCCGGCGGCGTGCCCGGCGCGCTCAGCAATCAGCCCCCTGCTTCGGCCAGCGCACCGCTTACGGCAGCAGGCGGTGCTGCGGCAGCGGTCGGCAATACCTCGGGTAATTCGCGCAAGGACTTGACCATCAACTACGAAATTGACAAGACCATTCGCCACGTCCAACAGCCCTTTGGCGGCATCAAACGCCTTTCCGCCGCCGTGGTAGTTAACTATCGCAAGGTGACCAGCACGGCGGGCAAGGCGAGCTATCGTGCGCTGAGCGCGCAGGATCTGGGCCAGATTACCGACCTGGTCAAGGAGGCCATGGGCTACAACAAGGAGCGCGGCGATACGCTGAATGTGGTCAACAGCCTTTTTACTATTCCTGAGCAGGAAGTCGTATCAGAAACTCCGTTCTGGAAACAGCCGTCCACTATTCAGCAAGCCAAGGATATCGGCAAACAGTTGCTGATCGCCGGCGTGGCGATATTTCTGGTGCTCAGCGTGCTGCGTCCGCTGCTCAAGGAACTCGCCCAGGCCCGCGTAAAGGCCCTTCCACCGGTCATTACGCCAGACGGGCAAACGATCACGCAGATGATTTCCAGTCCAGATCAGAATCTGGAGATGGTCAAGCAGTTGGCCCGACAGGAACCCAAGCTGGTAGCGAACGTGGTGAAGAACTGGGTGGCAGCAGGTGAGTAG
- a CDS encoding sigma-54 interaction domain-containing protein → MTDIPTARQYCEADGNPLPVPPAPRDFAGRIVAEDSRSLALLDLARRVAASDATVLLCGPTGCGKEVIARYIHAQSTRAARPFIAINCAAIPETLLEASLFGFEKGAFTGAVRGQMGKFEQAQRGTLLLDEISEMPLALQAKLLRVLQERELERVGSNKTIPLDVRIIATSNSDIGKLVEENRFRADLYYRLNVFPLQIAALKQRPGDIAILARASLAQLCATRGQPVPELSPTAMQSLLKYHWPGNVRELQNTMQRALILSGGGRIGAEHLCLPAHARVDRVDSSNMAKLSLDMKSLERNHILETLATVNWSRKLAVQRLGISERTLRNKLSQYRTEAFN, encoded by the coding sequence ATGACAGACATCCCAACTGCAAGGCAATACTGCGAAGCAGACGGGAATCCGTTGCCTGTGCCGCCCGCGCCACGGGATTTCGCCGGCCGCATCGTCGCCGAAGACAGTCGGTCCCTGGCTTTGCTTGATCTGGCCAGGCGGGTGGCTGCAAGCGATGCCACTGTTCTATTGTGCGGCCCCACCGGCTGCGGCAAGGAAGTCATCGCGCGCTACATACATGCGCAATCGACGCGGGCAGCGCGCCCATTCATTGCCATCAACTGCGCGGCAATTCCCGAGACTCTACTGGAGGCATCCTTGTTCGGTTTTGAGAAGGGCGCATTTACCGGTGCGGTTCGTGGCCAAATGGGCAAATTCGAACAGGCGCAACGGGGCACGCTGTTGCTCGATGAAATATCCGAAATGCCGCTGGCGCTACAGGCCAAACTGCTGCGGGTTCTGCAGGAGCGCGAACTTGAAAGAGTGGGCAGCAATAAAACCATTCCCCTCGACGTGCGCATCATCGCCACGTCGAACAGCGACATAGGCAAACTGGTCGAGGAGAACAGATTCCGGGCCGACCTGTATTACCGCCTCAACGTATTTCCACTTCAGATCGCTGCCCTGAAGCAGCGGCCCGGTGACATTGCCATTCTGGCGCGCGCCTCGCTGGCGCAACTGTGCGCGACTCGCGGTCAGCCCGTGCCTGAATTGTCGCCCACCGCCATGCAGTCGCTGCTGAAATATCACTGGCCTGGCAATGTGCGGGAATTGCAGAACACCATGCAGCGCGCCTTGATACTGAGCGGCGGAGGCCGCATCGGAGCGGAGCATCTGTGCCTGCCCGCCCACGCAAGAGTTGACCGCGTCGATTCTTCCAATATGGCAAAGCTATCGCTCGACATGAAATCGCTGGAACGCAATCATATTCTCGAAACCCTGGCTACGGTGAATTGGAGCCGCAAACTCGCCGTACAAAGACTGGGGATCAGCGAGCGCACCCTGCGCAACAAGTTGAGCCAATACCGTACTGAAGCATTCAACTGA
- the fliE gene encoding flagellar hook-basal body complex protein FliE yields MDIKALDNLISQLHTASALASGKSAATGAVQNAQSSAFGDLLKNSLDQVNATQQNAEHLARDFELGTSGVNLHEVMIAASKANIAFQATVQVRNRLVSAYHDIMSMQL; encoded by the coding sequence ATGGATATCAAAGCCCTCGACAACCTGATCAGCCAGCTTCATACTGCATCCGCACTCGCGTCAGGTAAATCCGCAGCGACCGGCGCGGTGCAAAACGCTCAAAGTTCCGCCTTCGGCGATCTGCTCAAAAACTCGCTCGATCAGGTCAATGCAACCCAACAGAACGCGGAACATTTGGCCAGGGATTTCGAACTGGGAACATCCGGCGTCAATCTGCATGAGGTAATGATTGCAGCATCGAAGGCCAACATTGCCTTCCAGGCCACCGTCCAGGTGCGCAACCGGCTGGTATCCGCTTATCACGACATCATGAGTATGCAGCTTTAA
- a CDS encoding flagellar brake protein gives MSSATAEGLSISDEESKYLIHSRTEIAFLLHGIMKHNALITVYFNGGSEFILTSIVGFDPANNGLLLDLGPDDDLNKRLAESKHLLITTTHERVKVKFSGTQATRVNYKGHAAFRVGVPQNLIRMQRREYYRIATSIVHPLKCRIMLPIDGVDLMAEVTVLDISCGGVALIDQHHSVDLEPGNSYAICHLALPDLGVIVTGLKVCNTYEVTLRNGLACKRSGCQFIGMQESDRNRVQRYITRLERDLHAIGGR, from the coding sequence ATGAGCAGCGCGACCGCCGAAGGCCTCAGTATCAGCGACGAGGAAAGCAAGTACCTCATCCATTCGCGCACCGAGATTGCGTTTCTTCTGCACGGCATCATGAAACACAACGCCCTGATCACGGTCTATTTCAACGGCGGCAGCGAATTCATCCTGACCTCGATCGTCGGTTTCGATCCTGCGAACAACGGGCTGCTGCTCGATCTCGGACCGGATGACGACTTGAACAAGAGACTTGCCGAAAGCAAACATCTGTTGATTACCACCACGCACGAGCGCGTCAAGGTGAAGTTTTCAGGAACCCAGGCTACCCGCGTCAACTACAAGGGCCATGCCGCTTTCCGTGTTGGGGTGCCACAGAATCTCATCCGCATGCAGCGCCGAGAGTACTATCGCATCGCCACCAGCATCGTCCATCCTCTCAAATGCAGGATCATGCTGCCCATCGATGGAGTGGACCTCATGGCGGAGGTGACAGTGCTGGATATCAGTTGCGGCGGCGTGGCGCTCATCGACCAGCACCACAGCGTCGATCTCGAACCCGGCAATTCTTACGCTATTTGTCATCTCGCCCTGCCCGACCTGGGCGTCATTGTCACAGGGCTCAAGGTCTGCAATACCTACGAAGTCACCTTGCGCAACGGTCTCGCCTGCAAACGCTCGGGCTGCCAGTTCATCGGCATGCAGGAAAGCGATCGTAACCGAGTGCAGCGCTACATCACACGGCTGGAGAGAGACCTCCATGCCATTGGAGGCCGTTAA
- a CDS encoding EscU/YscU/HrcU family type III secretion system export apparatus switch protein, translating to MPVNSRSSAVALAYEPGKSAPRVLAKGRGLLAEAIIAKAREHGVYVHESPELVSLLMQVDLDQYIPPELYVAVAELLAWLYRLEKGKSKP from the coding sequence ATGCCGGTTAACTCTCGCTCCAGCGCAGTCGCGCTTGCCTATGAGCCTGGCAAGTCCGCGCCGCGCGTGCTTGCCAAGGGTCGCGGTCTGCTGGCCGAGGCGATCATCGCAAAAGCCAGGGAACACGGCGTCTACGTTCACGAATCCCCTGAACTGGTTTCCCTGCTGATGCAGGTCGATCTCGATCAGTACATTCCACCGGAACTCTACGTGGCAGTCGCCGAGCTTCTTGCCTGGCTCTACCGTCTCGAGAAAGGAAAGAGCAAGCCATGA
- a CDS encoding flagellar hook-length control protein FliK, whose translation MLQPDLNLQVRLLSEAQKLPEKWGDRVSSVTRLAPGQAVVARIQEQLPDGRFKVQVAGNSLAMQLPAESRAGQSVRLVYVGTEPRLSFALLETPGSESYTTSMSSAGRLVSSLALGAQPDPLHAAGATPVLASMPMAEIEIESRLRQALSQSGLFYESHQAQWAAGDHPLEQLLKEPQGRLSPRVTGCAATPAGTGLGAVPMTMSGIALQDNATTIASHEPNAQEIPVHPETLHIIQHQLSVLETCQILWQGHIWPGQAMDWEIIEQPQGDPEQQQSGWDTRLSLDMAVLGPVDARLRIRQGNVAITLQADSEEAIGLMQQHCPNLIRALETAGLSVSDLRMTRHAG comes from the coding sequence ATGTTGCAGCCGGACCTGAACCTGCAGGTCAGGCTGTTGTCCGAGGCGCAGAAGCTGCCCGAGAAATGGGGTGATCGTGTCAGCAGCGTTACCCGGCTGGCGCCAGGGCAAGCCGTGGTGGCACGGATACAGGAACAACTTCCGGATGGTCGCTTTAAAGTACAGGTGGCCGGAAACAGCCTGGCCATGCAACTCCCCGCAGAATCCCGGGCTGGTCAAAGTGTGCGCCTGGTTTACGTCGGTACCGAACCGCGACTGAGTTTCGCCCTGCTGGAAACGCCGGGCAGTGAAAGTTATACGACCAGCATGAGCAGTGCTGGTCGTCTCGTATCATCTTTGGCACTCGGTGCCCAGCCCGATCCCCTCCACGCTGCAGGCGCGACGCCTGTGCTTGCATCCATGCCCATGGCGGAAATCGAGATCGAATCCCGTTTGCGCCAGGCACTGTCGCAAAGCGGACTGTTTTACGAATCCCACCAGGCACAGTGGGCTGCCGGCGATCATCCGCTCGAACAATTGCTGAAAGAACCGCAGGGTCGTTTGTCGCCCCGGGTGACGGGTTGCGCCGCCACCCCTGCGGGTACAGGGCTTGGCGCCGTGCCGATGACGATGTCCGGTATTGCGTTGCAGGACAATGCCACGACAATAGCCAGTCACGAACCGAATGCGCAGGAAATTCCGGTCCATCCGGAAACATTGCACATCATCCAGCATCAACTGTCGGTGCTTGAAACCTGCCAGATCCTATGGCAAGGACATATCTGGCCCGGGCAGGCCATGGACTGGGAAATCATCGAACAACCCCAAGGCGATCCCGAGCAACAACAATCGGGCTGGGATACCCGGCTGAGCCTCGACATGGCCGTGTTGGGGCCAGTCGATGCCAGGCTGCGCATCCGGCAAGGCAATGTTGCCATCACCCTGCAAGCCGACAGCGAGGAAGCCATTGGCCTGATGCAACAACACTGCCCGAATTTGATTCGCGCCTTGGAGACAGCGGGGCTCTCGGTTTCCGATCTCCGCATGACGCGCCATGCCGGTTAA
- a CDS encoding flagellar protein FliT: MMQIYETLKDTSCRMLAAARNSEWDLLVRLELDCRKLIDELPDAGDGRQLDEAQLGRRREIIRRILADDAAIRDLVEPWMARTRQFLTSLALERKLGQSYPQDCAP, from the coding sequence ATGATGCAGATCTATGAAACTCTCAAGGACACCTCGTGCCGGATGCTGGCTGCCGCCCGCAATTCCGAGTGGGATCTGCTGGTGCGCCTGGAACTGGATTGCCGCAAGCTGATCGACGAACTTCCTGACGCCGGAGACGGGCGGCAATTGGACGAGGCACAACTCGGACGCAGGCGCGAGATTATCCGCCGTATCCTCGCCGACGACGCCGCGATCCGCGACCTGGTCGAACCATGGATGGCGCGAACAAGGCAGTTTCTCACCTCTCTGGCGCTGGAGCGCAAGCTCGGGCAGAGCTATCCGCAGGACTGCGCACCATGA